From a single Lolium rigidum isolate FL_2022 chromosome 7, APGP_CSIRO_Lrig_0.1, whole genome shotgun sequence genomic region:
- the LOC124674700 gene encoding cis-zeatin O-glucosyltransferase 1-like encodes MESVAVVAVPFPAQGHLNTLLHLSLRLASCGLPVHYAAPAPHVRQARARVHGWDPRAVRAIRFHDLDLPAYEHPPPDPTVATSFPSHLMPLLDAFVAHARAPLAGLLERVSARHRRVVVLYDRLSSFAAAEAARLPNGEAFCMQCVAVSYNVAIKDAGHRLLHDHDMVFHPVDVCMSEEFIEYIARTWDDCQGAAVGGMVLNTCRALEGEFIDEEAKSPEYTGQRIFAVGPLNPLLDAGARTPGQSRHECLDWLDRQPPASVLYVSFGTTSSLLAEQAAEIAAALRDSKQRFIWVLRDADRGVTDVVHEEEGAEAESPHATMLSEFTTQTEGTGVVITGWAPQLEILAHDATAAFMSHCGWNSTMESLSYGKPILAWPMHSDQPWDAELICKYLKAGLLVRPLEKRSAVVPSEAIREVIEKAMVSKEGLQMRKRAEKLGESIRASVADGGSSHKDLEEFIAHITR; translated from the coding sequence ATGGAGTCCGTcgcggtggtggcggtgccgTTCCCCGCGCAGGGCCACCTGAACACGCTCCTGCACCTGTCGCTGCGTCTCGCGTCGTGCGGGCTGCCCGTGCACTACGCCGCTCCGGCGCCGCACGTCCGGCAGGCTCGCGCGCGCGTGCACGGGTGGGATCCGCGCGCCGTCCGCGCCATCCGGTTCCACGACCTCGACCTGCCCGCGTACGAGCACCCGCCGCCCGACCCGACCGTCGCCACCTCCTTCCCGTCCCACCTGATGCCCTTGCTGGACGCCTTCGTCGCCCACGCGCGTGCCCCGCTCGCCGGCCTCCTCGAGAGGGTCTCCGCCCGCCACCGCCGCGTCGTCGTCCTGTACGACCGCCTGAGCTCCTTcgccgcggcggaggcggcgcgccTGCCCAACGGCGAGGCGTTCTGCATGCAGTGCGTGGCCGTGTCGTACAACGTCGCGATCAAGGACGCCGGGCACCGGCTCCTGCACGACCATGACATGGTCTTCCACCCCGTCGACGTGTGCATGTCGGAGGAGTTCATCGAGTACATCGCGAGGACGTGGGACGACTGCCAGGGAGCGGCCGTCGGCGGCATGGTCCTGAACACCTGCCGCGCCCTCGAGGGCGAGTTCATTGACGAGGAAGCCAAGAGTCCGGAGTACACCGGCCAGAGGATCTTCGCCGTCGGGCCACTGAACCCACTGCTCGACGCGGGCGCGAGGACGCCGGGGCAGTCGCGGCACGAGTGCCTGGACTGGCTCGACAGGCAGCCGCCGGCGTCGGTGTTGTACGTGTCGTTCGGCACCACGTCCTCGCTCCTGGCCGAGCAAGCCGCGGAGATCGCGGCGGCGCTGCGTGACAGCAAGCAGCGGTTCATCTGGGTGCTCCGAGACGCCGACCGCGGCGTCACCGACGTAGTACACGAGGAGGAAGGCGCCGAGGCCGAGAGCCCGCACGCCACGATGCTGTCCGAGTTCACCACGCAAACCGAGGGAACCGGGGTGGTGATCACCGGGTGGGCGCCGCAGCTGGAGATCCTGGCGCACGATGCCACGGCGGCGTTCATGAGCCACTGCGGCTGGAACTCCACCATGGAGAGCCTCAGCTACGGTAAGCCCATCCTTGCCTGGCCGATGCACTCCGACCAGCCGTGGGACGCGGAGCTTATCTGCAAGTACCTCAAGGCCGGCCTTCTGGTGCGGCCATTGGAGAAGCGCAGCGCAGTGGTACCGTCCGAGGCCATCCGGGAGGTCATCGAGAAGGCCATGGTCTCCAAGGAAGGACTGCAAATGAGGAAGCGTGCAGAGAAGCTTGGCGAGTCCATCCGCGCCTCCGTGGCCGACGGTGGCTCGTCCCACAAAGACCTAGAGGAATTCATTGCTCATATTACAAGATGA